The sequence below is a genomic window from Coffea arabica cultivar ET-39 chromosome 8e, Coffea Arabica ET-39 HiFi, whole genome shotgun sequence.
AGCACGTATGCTTCTAGGTCCCTTTTGGTAAAGTTGTCAGATGTCCAATTTGTACGGTCGCTGTTGCTGTCGCTCAACCACAACATGGTATTCAGGTACCCCCATTAGAACTGGATCAGATATTCAATCTTTCTCCCATTTGTCTTCATTGATGAAAAGAACTTGGATGCTGGCAGTATGTAGTGAATCTGGTGGAGATCGCTACTAGCACATTTTATAAAACAGTAGTGTGTTGGTTAATCAACTACAGATTAGTTGGTAGAAATTTGCGTGAGAAAAAAGGAAGAGACCaaatatcccttttctttttggtttttgtttttaCTACGTTGCATtcttaggaagaaaagaaaattttacctTGAGTTTGAGATACAACATGAAGGGTGatagatttcaaattttttccaaGAGTTCAAAAAtcccttttttattttcaactGTGCAGATTGCTTCCTGTTCAAAGTGCCGCTACCAATACGAGCTTGTTTCAGGCACTATTTGCAGTATAGACTCTGAAGAAATTAGGTTGGTTatgatgttttcttttttgtttttaatgagTTTTTTTTGGTCAGTCAAACAGACATTTTGGTACATATTTACTTTCTTGATACCTAGAAAAGAGACTTGATGTCAATCACTCAATGGTTTTCTGATAATGTTGCGTTCTTTGTCATTGGGGACCTTTAGATGCTGACTTTGCAATAATTACAATTGCATGTATGCAAGTATGTGTTCGACATATCTGACATCCTTCATTTAACttaccttttctttttgcttggaATGTTGAGTAATTGTGTTTGATGTTGATCTTGGCATATTTACTTTTTCTAAGGATCTCCTACTGCCGAACGCAGCGTGGATGTTCCAGCATGGAAGAGGGGGCTAAGATTTTTGCAAATCGCAAAGCAGAACATTCCAGCTGCTGTTCATTCCGTTGTGGTACATTTCTTTTGAACTTAATTACATTTAAATTGTAGCATGAATTTgtagttttttcttttactgCAAAAACTATTTACACACAAATATTTGAATCCTAATGAATTTCCATTGACATAAATGTTTTGGATCATTAGCACAATTTACCTCAGAAGACAAGTGAAGTATTATTTCGGTCATCTCATCAACAACTCCCGGACAACATAATGTTATTGCTTACCTAACAGAATATTTTGGCCTGGGACTGAGTAGCACTCCTTGTCATTTTATTCTCTTTACAGATGGAGACACCCTCTGGCATGGCACGGACACACAGGTTTGCTACTGAAACTGTTGATCTCCCTGCACAAGAAGGAGAAAGAGTGACCATTGCTGCAGCTGCTCCAACAACTGTCTACAGGGAGATTGGTCCATTGAAGTTAAGTCCAAAAGCCCCCAATTTCTTCCCTGGAGAACCTATGTGCCTGACAAACCATACCAATGGTCGAGAATCACCATTATTAAGGGCACCTGCAAAAGATAAGGGAACAACCTTAATGAATCCCTCTGTTCTCTTTCCTCTTCTTGCTGTGGTTGCCTCTGGAGATGCTGCCTCTGGGATCATAGACCCCAACTTGCCTCAGTTAATTTTGGTTGCTGCAGCTTCCTCGCTTGCCCTTGGAGCCACTGTGAATAGCCTGGTTTTTCCTCAGTTAAGCAAGGCAAGTACATTACTGAGTGTGTGATTGCATCTAATGTCCATTACTTGCCATGTATTGAAAGATGAACTTATGACATGGCTATTTCTAATATGCTACACGAAAACACTTGAATATATTAATGTCTTGCCATCAACCAATTGGCCTAGTGGTAGAGTGATAGACTCTTGATTCTAGAAACCATGGTTCAATACCTGGTCGCATCATATCAGAAGTATTTATGTCATTGTGAAAATTTGTAGGTTCGTATCTATGATAATACCACTAGTTTCTTTTAATCTTTGCTTCAAtgcctctctctctcaaaagaCTTTCTCATTCCCTATAATCATTCCTTTCACGAGTAAGTTCAAGGACTTTGTAGTAATTTTTTTCTAttatgcttcttcttcttcttaatcTATTCTCCTTTTTGGTCCAACCTATTTTAACTATCCTGAGAAGTCGTAATCTAAATCTGATTAATTATCTGTAAGAAAATTAATGATACTTGTTATTTGATGTTTAACATTTCTTGTTTGGCCAGCTTCCTCAAAGATTAGTGGACACAATTGCTATCAAGCAGCAACTGCTATCTCAGTATGATGTACTGCAATCTCGAATCAAGGAGTTGAAGCAAGGTGCTGAAAACGAGGTATTTGCCTTTTTACTTGTTTGTATGCATAATGCAATTCAAGTTCATTCCCATTGCCCTTTCCTTTGATGAAGATAATACTGGCTTTATAGATTAACTACTGTGATTTTACAATTCTGActtgaaatttggaaaaaacTTTTACTTTCTGATCATTGTGAGAGGACCAATTAGACCTTTCACCAGAGCACTGTGCAGCTGTCAAAAACTTTTTAAGTTTTTGAAGATAACAAGAAAAGTTAAGCAGAAAAAGTGGATTAGACATAAGAATGTCATTAATATGCTTCCATAAAATTGGATGATCCAACTTATTTTAATCAGATTTCCTTCTATGCATTTTACAAGCGTGTGACTCTGCTGATGAGCAAGACATTGATTTTTTGCTATCTGCTActtttctgatttgtttcttttttttgggatgGTCTATTTATAGGTTTGGATGTTGGCTCGCATGTGCCAATTGCAGAACAAAATTTTTGCTGTTGGGGAACCTTCCTATAGGTAAATCATTAACATCAGCTGAAACCAGATTATATTTGAGCTACTACGGTAGAAGGCctccttgtttctttttttcaagtGTTAATGAAATTTTGTCTTCGTCTCCAGAGCACGAAGAAGTAGAGTCAAAAGGGTTCGTGAAGGACTGGAGGTTTCCCTTAAGAAAAGGATTGAATTGATTGAGAGCTATGCTAGAGTAGGTTACTTCTACAAGAAATCTCATAGCATGATATAAAATAGTGGTCTCTTTGCTGCAGAGTGAGATAGCATCTAAGTATCATATGACATTATGTAATGGTGTTGTACATTTACAGATCTCATCAATGATAGAGATTGAGGTAGAGATGGATTCTGATGTTCTTGCTGCGGAAGCAGCAACCAATGCGGTATGCACACTTGAAAGAAGTTTCTCCACCACTTTTTTAAGTCCAAACGCATGCAAGCTTCATTTCTCTTTGTTCTTGAATCATTAATTTCCGTCGTAGTGTAGTATTACTTGTATGAACTTCCTGTTGTTGTGTGAGGCTTATTGGGTGTTATTTTCTCTTTGCAGGAAAATATTACTGAACAGATACTGCAAATAATGGAGATTGAAAATCTTGAAGAggcatgttttattactatgaAGCATATAATCTGGATGCTGTATACATGATCTTTTAGACATACACTGTATCAAAACTATTCGGTATAACTAAAATGGGCAATTTAAGTAGGGACTCCTGATGCTGTATATCTCTGCAGTTTCAGTTACATAGAGTGACATCAAAACAGCAATATGAGATACTAATTTATTTCGTATGAGAGTCTAAATTATCTATGCTTGCAGAAATGGAGACTCCAGGCAGAGGCAAACGATGAGGCGGAAAGACTTCTTAGTACTGAACCCACATCTGCAGAACAGGTTCTAGACAGATAACGGCCGACATTTTCTAGCCAGGTACTCTGATTATTATATGGTTGCACATCCACTTCCCCATACTTGGCATGCAATAGACTGCTTTAGATGGAATTTGGTATCAGGTCCATTCCTGTTTACGATGGCTGATGCATTACAAGCATTCTCCTATGGCACCAAGTAGAGCATGATCATGTGGAATGAAAGTGATGGCATCTCAAACCAATTGTTTACACTCGCTAAAGGCTGCGGGCTTCATTGCCCAATGCAGACTAGTTCTAAGGAATTGCAAAGCAGTTGTATCCTCTATAAATTCAAATAGCATTCTTTCCGGTTCCTGTGGACAAGGAGTAGAATCTTGATCCTACCCTCGTTCTCCTACATcaacctttttgttttccaaactatttccaaatgGTGTCAAGATTTAGGTTGGATGACTAGATTGAGTGGCTTTGGGCTTCTCTTTCAGTCAAACTTGTTTATTCAAGTGATGATTTCTTCCATGCGGGCGTTTATTACTCTTATCAAAGGTATTCTGTAAGTCGCAGGGTGTGAAGGTCAaaaccaatgttttgaaaaccggaccggaccggccggttcgaccggttgaaccgcgaaccggccatggcaccGGTCCGGTTCTATGCTCTGGTTGACTTTGCCAGAgaaccggtcaaacccggtaAAAACCGGGAAAACCGGTGAACCGTGTTGAACCGGATCGAACCggtttttgagttttccttttttttttttttttaaactttttgcaAAATGCTTCTATCAAGATTTGAACTCAAaacctttgtaatagaagaccaatgtagtaaccattgcaccatcacatcttatttgctttttttgataacttatttatataaaacaaacatctatatttcatttttccatttttcttacaaaatctcatcctctcatgactctttctttttaatcttcaactctttcttttctccctcatcttttcttttgtcactccatttttaatcaaacctcatTAGTtctaatttattgatgttttcttctatcttttaattttgtttttgcccattaaattggaaaaagttaaaaaagaattatttttctttaacccaaattatttaatgccacaaccactcacttttatctcattttttgtttcttatcaagtttgcatttctattttcaattctcttaacttctttcgaactccaaactttcttttttaaattacaaTCTTTAAATCTTAaagacgtaaattaaaatttaagttcacaatatcaaattctcatagacgtgaatttgtataatttcaaaatattgtgatatttttgggttggatttaagatttttttgatagatataattgaaattgagatgaaatttatttattttaacttataatttaaataatttatttttgaaaatccaaattattcaaaaatagtgaacttttcatcatataaagttttaaattagtccattgcatgtcttattttgtgcatatatatatttatataaattatttttaaaaaaattcattgaatcgaggttgaaccggtccgaccggttgaacctcgaccctttcacctCACCGGTTCAATTGACGGTCcggttttaaaacattggtcAAAACAGGTGGGACGGTATTTTCCTGAAGGAATCCTTCAACTTTTTGGTGGTACTTCATTCTGCTTTTTGAGCAACTTGTCTGATGCTTGCCACGTTGGAGTTATAGGTGTCAAATGGGTAATGATAAGATGACCAGGATATATGCCTGACATTTGAGTTGTCAGTTGCTCCAACTAACTAACTAATGTAGTTCAAGCTCATTCGGTGATTGTGGGGCCTGATTCTTGGACGAGTCGGTTTGTAAAACTAACATGGGGCATGTTTTGGGCCACAATAATTGGAAAGGACAAGGATTCTACACTGTACAAGAATAGAATAATTGACATTAAACACTAGAATTTTAGGCGGGTGAGATGGAAATTggcatttctgatttttttttaaagactaGCAGCAGCTTACAATAATTAGAGTTTTTTTTCCTCCAAGATAATACTAGTACTCTATTCAGAAAAAATTCCCAAAtgattcaagcccaagttttattttcacaataatTAATATTGCTTTTTGGCCCATATGAAATGGTAGCCTTAGCTCTACAATAGATGTGTGCTGTGCCTATAGACTTGCTGGAGCTCTGGTCCACTagctaaaaaatattttgacgaATTGGGGTTCGCCATTTTGAGCCTATGACTCTTGTGAAAGTGCAAGTACACCGTCAATCATTTCAAAATAAGGGTATTTGACAATTGGGTTCACCATTTTCAGTTCATCAACATTTGTGATCCTTTAACCAGGCAAGTGATAATTGGGTTCACCTTTTTCCATCCATCAAGTTTGTAAATACAAGTAAAGGTGggctaatatttttttttatcagcaACGTTACATTTGTATAACAtattctatcctaatctaggggggAGGGGAACTTTAGGAGGCTGTGATAGGGGGCTAGTGGATATACAGACTCAACTAAATCAAGGGAATGTTCTGACACaactcttaaatttttttcgtTGCAGGTGAGGTTTGAACTCTCACCTACAGTCCAAGGAGAGACTTAAGCCCCTCCCTGGTGGTTACTGAGCTATTGGTCCAGTGGTTAAAGGTGGGCTAATATGATACTCCACTTTTGTTGCAGTGGTCCTCTCGTCTTGGCGTGAGTCCTTTGGCAACTGGTTTAGCATGCTTCAAATGGCGATTTATTGGCGCCATCATGCGGAAGGAGGAATATGAAATTTAATACACTGAACTCTTAAAGGCGGCCCTTCCTGGGTAGCTCAGCCGGTGACCACGTGCGGTAGTATCCCGTAGGTCACCGGTTCGAGTCCCAGTAACGAAAATGGGGTAACCCAACAATCCGAATAAGGGTTGGGGCCTGAAGTGGGGCCAGGtccttttttttgacaaaaaaaaaaaaaaaaaaactcttaaaGGCGGAAAAGTGGGTGgtcataaaaaaagaaaagtaagtaTAAATTTTGTGGACTCTATGACCGTGCCTTTATCCTAAAGTCACCATCCACCCACgccccttctctctctctctcattcctTTTCCGTTCCTTTCATAAATTTATCCAATCCCTACTTTATTCCTTATTCTGTGCTTGGCTCTGATTCGAGTATCAAAACTTTCCGCATCTACAAACTCTTGTGACATAGCAAGCAAGGAAAGTAGAGAATAAATCTCTACCACTTTACAAGTTTCGTGCAATGGCAAAATCCCACTGTTAAAATAGAATGAAGCCATCATTAAATCTTCATTGATACTATTGTTTCATAAATTGCTTCAAACTTATCGCCCCAAAACTTTACAATCAAAAGAAAACTGACCGTACCATTGAAGTTGGGTGCAGATTTAATTGTTCGTTCATAGAGTCAAATTTAAACTAGTATGTAGTTCTTATTAAGTCGAGAGTTGTTTGAATCTTTTACATGTTTTGCTCAGTCAGTAGAAAAAAGCCTTGCAtgtaaatttttaatttttatgctAATCAAATTAAAATGAAACTGAATTTCAAAGTTTCCTAAATAAGAACTTGACTAAATTAAAGAAGAAGTGTTCTGATCCTTCCTTCCTTTTGAAGTTTGAATCTCGAATTCGGAGtccaaaattattttagatatgCAAACCTGATTAGACTAGACTAAGAAGGAAGGCGTGATTATTAGTTCCCTCGGTGGCCTCAAGAGTTGCCAACTTTTGAGGTTTACTTGGGATTAAGGGTTAGTAATTTAATTCTGATTTCTGAGTATCATGGGGGTTAGTACACCTTTAGTAGCAGTGGCCTTACTGGCCTTTCCAAAAATCCCACATCGATCATTGGGGGGGTTTGGGGTTAGATTATTAGTTTCTTGGGTggcctcaagagttgccggcttttgagatTTACCCGGAATTAAGGGTTAGTGATTTAATTCTGATTTCTTatgttgaaagaaaaagaaagtatgGGGAGGTTTTTGAGTGTCATGGGGGGTTAGTACACCTTTAGTAGCAGTGGGCCAGTGGCCTTACTGGCCTTTCCAAAAATCCCACATCGATCATTGGAGGGGGTTTGGGGTTAGATTATTTAGTTTTCTGAGTGGCCTTAAGAGTTGCCGATTTTTTAGGTTTATCTGAAATTAAGGGTTAGTGATTTAATTCTGAGGAAGACGTGCCTGACACTTTTTGGTGGCGACCGCGGTTTCGCTCAGTGGTTTTTGACGTCTACATCGAGAGATGAATAAAGTAGCGCATGGTACAATTAAGTCAGTTCACGGACGGGGATGGTGACAAACACGCGCGCACACACAGTTGGAGTCTGGGGACGAAGCCAGGGCAGGTCAAGAAGTCTTCGAGATGGGTCCGTTGCCGTCATACCCTCTGTTTCTAGTCATCCATGCCAACTTCCCGCCCATCCGGCCGCCCAACCCGCCCCACAGCCCGTTCCATCACCACCGCACCTAAAACCGACATTTTTTGATTCGGGATGCATCGGGATTCGGGACCTCCTTAAATGGACGAATAATCGTCCCCCCACGTGGCACGTGAACCCCAGCTCTCCCCTTCCTTCCCTGCGCTccaactcctttttcttttggcctTTTCCCCAGTGCtataaatataaaagaattaaatcatAATTCTATGTGTCACCAGATTCTTGAATTTAGCCTTCTTATTCGCTTCACCAAAAACTTTTCAGCCGTCCCACAACAAAACCCCAAATCTTTTCAAGCAGCAGTGAAATCTTTTCTCCTGCCAAGCTCAACTTACCTACGACAGACGTATATACTACGACTACTAGCCTGCTACGAATTGTTTTTCCCTGGTCCTCACAATTATACTACTTTATATTTGCGTGCTGTGCATATATGCGGGGAACGTCCATATTGATTCCTGGGACATTCCTTCTTCCCATTGTTCCTATATATATTCTGAAGTCTCATTTTTTTCTGCTAGACTGGCAGAGAAAGGAGTACAGATAGTTTTGTATACTGGTTAGGGTCGGGCAAAAGATTGAGCGGAAAAACGATGCCGGAGAAGATGAATATATTGGTGACGGGAGGGGCAGGGTATATAGGAAGCCATACAGTTCTTCAATTGCTGTTGGGAGGGTACAAGACTGTTGTGGTTGATAATTTGGACAATTCTTCCGATGTTGCCCTCAAGAGGGTCCGAGAACTCGCCGGTGAACATGGCTCCAACCTCACCTTTCATAAGGTTggctcctttttcttttttttttggtttatattTCTAAGACTAAGATTAGTACTCTTGATTGTTGTCCAATTGTACTGGGTTCTGAATTTTCATAAAGTTTTGGGCTTTGTCGAAATTTGCCACTCGAGGATGCTAGCGGGCATTTATGTGATTTTCAAGCTTTTGGGCTTCTGCTTTCTGGCATAAAGTTATTTTTGTGGGGAATTTAGTGGAAATGAAAAACAGGAATATTATGAGTTTAGAATGGCATGTTTAACGTTGCAACACGCTAACATGCTGAGGTGATTGCTGCTTTAGGTCGTTAGGTTAGAAAAATGGAGAAAGGGTGGGTAGAATTTCAAGTTGGTTTAGGCGTTCAGGATACTGGTGAAGTTAAGCTGCTATATCAGTGTAGTTCTCTATGTTGTATTGTGTTAAAAGCTGTTCGATTCGTGCAAATAAATTCTGTTTAAATCTGATAATTCCTTTGGGTTTCAAGAGGATGGTTCTGTTTAACACTTGTTATTGCTGGTTGTTACTCCATCTGTTCATTTGGATGACACTAATTGCTGTATCTTTATTTTGACTGCAGATGGATCTTCGTGACAAGGTTGCACTTGAAAATCTTTTTGCTTCTGAAAAGTAAGTTCCACCAAATTCTCGCCTTTTATATTCACAATTAATCCAGTactatttttttcccctttcttcccATTGAAGCCTGAAGTAAGTTGCTTTGAGCATGTTCTTTGCATTTTAAAGTTCATAAATTTGGTTTGTGAAGGTTAAACCATGCAGCTGAGTGTGTATTGTGtctgatatttcaaattttaatccAGGTTTGATGCAGTAATCCATTTTGCTGGACTGAAAGCAGTAGGTGAAAGTGTGCAAAAACCGTTGATGTACTATAACAACAATCTTGTCGGTACAATTACCCTACTAGAAGTCATGGCTGCTCATGGATGTAAAAAGGTTCATCTCGTTACTAGTTTGATATGAGGAGTGTGAAGTAAAATATTGCATTATTCCAGAACTTATATGATGGAGGATAAATTATACTCGAAGAGTCTTGATACTACTATTTCTGGCATTCTATTATTACATTAGCTGATGGTTCAAACCACTCCACCTCATCTGATTTTTTTCTTCCGTAAATATTTCAGCTTGTGTTTTCATCATCGGCTACTGTTTATGGTTGGCCAAAGGAGGTCCCTTGCACTGAGGAATTTCCCTTATGTGCTGTCAATCCATATGGACGAACCAAGGTATTATCTATTCTGGGATCATGCATAAGCTTTTACTTGCATGTTGGAAACCAAATGATGCACATATCTGGATTAAGAGATGTGCAGCTTTTTCTCATGTCAAGTGGGGAAATCATGTCATGTGCATGTACTTCTTCCCTCTGCTCCATTCTGTGGTAGCAGGGAAGCTTTTCT
It includes:
- the LOC113705026 gene encoding uncharacterized protein, producing the protein MSLNLLCSCLPLPSSHKFPCYYSSTSTCPTTLFYIFFHNTTTTTTTATASSIAKKQAFSTFTTKGSANESALPANGKVLLSELLDEELLNWVSAAEDAAQVLNRIAERTNRSSGVVTSSDCCLIISAAIDRGNANLALSVFSAMRSSFDTSDIGEKGPSVEKWKWPRPDVNTYTLLIQGLASSLRVSDALRIITSVCRVGVSPSEEVPFGKVVRCPICTVAVAVAQPQHGIQIASCSKCRYQYELVSGTICSIDSEEISVDVPAWKRGLRFLQIAKQNIPAAVHSVVMETPSGMARTHRFATETVDLPAQEGERVTIAAAAPTTVYREIGPLKLSPKAPNFFPGEPMCLTNHTNGRESPLLRAPAKDKGTTLMNPSVLFPLLAVVASGDAASGIIDPNLPQLILVAAASSLALGATVNSLVFPQLSKLPQRLVDTIAIKQQLLSQYDVLQSRIKELKQGAENEVWMLARMCQLQNKIFAVGEPSYRARRSRVKRVREGLEVSLKKRIELIESYARISSMIEIEVEMDSDVLAAEAATNAENITEQILQIMEIENLEEKWRLQAEANDEAERLLSTEPTSAEQVLDR